In Nicotiana tabacum cultivar K326 chromosome 19, ASM71507v2, whole genome shotgun sequence, one DNA window encodes the following:
- the LOC107831863 gene encoding DNA polymerase zeta catalytic subunit isoform X6 yields MGDSQTDSNFFSVRIVSIDYYMAAPIPGFDICYSSFQGGRVNEVPVIRVYGATPAGQKTCLHLHGALPYFYVPWSDLFLQSDQKGSECTNALALALEKVLKLKGNAGSKRQHVHGCSLVRARKFYGYHSSEELFVKIYLYHPQDVSRAANLLLGGAVMDKSLQPHESHIPFLLQFLVDYSLYGMGHLHVSKMKFRNPIPDTFAPRKAKCFDRRRHSDMSTSMTAEFQVDLGGEACFNTPIWVSSTITDDWIWTGSSQADLSTNPDIPNIKRQSISDLEGDAIVDGCNSESAVYILYVPFTDQLPRENGSVNNTNLGGLSIAKFIEEEFARNGVHEVGLPPDPGKPLRDDVLRTLSHGLGYEEILMELSNDVNTSSSDIPQSINSSMNDGSVAKHVHCGSLNSIREPSRCSEEGLFQDHVVVESREETDACPKQMLADKLKAAVSVVPSQDLKASDQDALRLLNWLASSQASEDINSDDDLAREIILSPLMPAATINTVLEKANVAYENESQQECEDILDSVHGCHFEELDRKTSESISSDHSCRSSPGVMIPQLDGSNDDPSPHRKLGASSQADLLNNASLAISNKHKKKKPGWCSLPISLGQNVNDCSHPNPANTSSNHICGERDDRGTSSHMSFNKYPNFLTGSLNASANCEMEASMIVECSTRDLMRVKRSYHAEFPEYENQVKKVQFGAKGKEDSFLYAESRHDEKEKMPLDSLISRSAITDQPKECHERNSCLALQMQADPGDIKADKSNCPSYGKLPLSSCSLLANALKDGVFLSSEGPHVEVVRRTSASLQNYGTSDASTSQGTKELFQLPDVENQKTAIYMGSCGCSSRENVDSCVKCTKTSNSDLCTSVFAPYSQFASETEGKFTGFGKLLQKNAVGLSQSPVGPNSPTSAVTGVSGDSVELIGMTFIKKPPKVEFTDEPGRNAQLACGAPSYHVGNRKNKTRTCAQDRGLDECSPFFEGKCLVGEKICSTSSGTRNYIHCQDNMLGVPIHYQNDGSYLYMLTPVYSPPRSECVQQWLSLDCIESSKMNVVSGPPVYPSIKVCSDDVAESQGSQSTFGAQPLMDSVSASEPNPNYLQAKENYQESNSVQMNSVSPHARIKQQNENIILKCEPSMRGSQDLSQISGPDGKSRLTPLSQTGFRDPASIGCGQQLTILSIEVQAESRGDLRPDPRVDAVRIVVLVFQEDDDLRSDTHVLVHCNGESVQKDLDGLSECKVFTFSEERQVFVHFIKMINSFDPDILMGWDIQGGSLGFLAERAAYLGIGLLNNISRTPSEGNIVSRDSEGGKLSDVFSEAVATDPMFHEDSAIIDDEWGRTHASGVHVGGRIVLNIWRLMRGEVKLNLYTLEAVAEAVLRRKVPYIPTKVLTNWFLSGPGRARYRCIEYVLERAKLNLHIMNQLDVVNRTSELARIFGIDFFSVLSRGSQYRVESMFLRLAHAQNYVAVAPGNQQVASQPAMECIPLVLEPKSGFYADPVVVLDFQSLYPSMIIAYNLCFCTCLGKVTSAKTNILGVSSYSPDKNVMHNLKDEILLTPNGVMYVPPKVRKGVLPRLLEEILDTRIMVKTAMKKLAPGQQVLHRIFNARQLALKLIANVTYGYTAAGFSGRMPCAELADSIVQCARRTLESAISFVNTNDRWNAKVIYGDTDR; encoded by the exons atgggGGATTCTCAGACCGATTCGAACTTCTTCAGTGTTCGAATTGTTTCAATAGACTATTACATGGCCGCTCCAATTCCTGGCTTCGACATTTGTTACAGCAGTTTCCAAG GTGGGAGAGTAAATGAGGTTCCTGTGATCAGAGTGTATGGTGCCACTCCTGCTGGCCAGAAGACCTGTTTGCACCTTCATGGG GCTCTGCCTTATTTTTATGTTCCATGGTCAGATCTCTTCCTCCAATCAGATCAAAAAG GGAGTGAATGCACGAATGCTCTAGCTCTTGCTCTTGAGAAGGTGCTCAAG CTTAAAGGCAATGCTGGCTCAAAACGTCAACATGTCCACGGTTGCAGCCTTGTACGAGCAAGGAAGTTTTATGGTTATCATTCTTCTGAGGAACTGTTTGTGAAGATCTATCT CTATCATCCACAGGATGTCTCGCGCGCTGCCAATCTACTTCTG GGAGGTGCAGTAATGGATAAGTCATTACAGCCCCACGAATCTCATATACCTTTCCTTCTTCAATTCCTG GTTGACTATAGCTTGTATGGGATGGGTCATCTACATGTATCAAAGATGAAGTTCCGCAATCCAATACCAGATACTTTCGCTCCAAGAAAGGCTAAATGCTTTGATAGAAGAAGGCATTCTGATATGTCCACTTCCATGACTGCAGAGTTTCAG GTTGATTTAGGTGGTGAGGCTTGTTTCAACACACCAATTTGGGTATCTTCTACAATTACGGACGATTGGATATGGACAGGCTCTAGTCAGGCTGACCTTTCAACAAATCCGGATATCCCTAACATTAAGCGACAAAGTATCTCTGACCTTGAAGGAGATGCTATTGTTGATGGTTG CAATTCTGAATCAGCAGTTTATATCCTGTATGTCCCTTTCACAGACCAGCTCCCAAGAGAAAATGGTTCAGTCAATAATACCAATTTGGGAGGTTTGTCAATAGCCAAGTTTATTGAG GAGGagtttgcaaggaatggggtgcACGAAGTGGGTTTGCCTCCTGATCCTGGTAAACCCCTTCGAGATGATGTCTTGAGAACACTTTCTCATGGGCTTGGATATGAAGAGATTCTAATGGAATTAAGCAATGATGTGAACACTTCTTCTTCTGATATTCCACAGTCAATCAACTCATCAATGAATGATGGGAGCGTTGCCAAACATGTACATTGTGGCTCTTTAAATAGTATACGGGAACCATCCCGATGCTCAGAAGAAGGATTATTTCAAGATCATGTTGTTGTTGAATCAAGGGAGGAAACTGATGCATGTCCCAAGCAGATGTTAGCTGATAAATTGAAAGCAGCTGTTTCCGTGGTACCATCACAGGATTTGAAG GCTTCAGATCAGGATGCCTTGAGACTTCTAAATTGGCTTGCATCTTCTCAAGCTTCAGAGGACATAAACTCCGATGATGACCTTGCTCGGGAAATCATTTTGAGTCCTTTAATGCCAGCAGCGACTATTAATACGGTGTTGGAGAAGGCAAATGTGGCCTATGAGAATGAATCTCAGCAAGAGTGTGAGGACATTCTTGATTCTGTTCACGGTTGTCATTTTGAAGAATTAGACAGAAAAACTTCTGAGTCCATCAGCAGTGATCATTCGTGCAGAAGTTCGCCGGGTGTGATGATTCCTCAGCTGGATGGCTCCAATGATGATCCAAGCCCACATAGAAAACTCGGAGCATCTTCCCAAGCAGATTTATTGAATAATGCTAGTTTAGCCATTAGCaataaacacaaaaagaaaaaaccaGGATGGTGCTCTTTACCCATTTCTTTGGGTCAAAATGTGAATGATTGTTCACATCCAAATCCAGCTAACACATCTAGCAATCACATTTGTGGCGAAAGAGATGACAGAGGAACTTCTTCTCACATGAGTTTTAACAAATACCCTAATTTTCTAACGGGCAGTTTGAATGCATCTGCTAATTGTGAAATGGAAGCTAGTATGATAGTTGAATGCTCTACGCGTGATTTGATGAGGGTAAAAAGATCCTATCATGCTGAGTTTCCTGAATATGAAAATCAGGTAAAAAAAGTACAATTTGGtgcaaaaggaaaagaagattcTTTTCTTTATGCAGAATCCAGACATGATGAGAAAGAGAAAATGCCTCTTGATTCCTTGATATCTCGATCAGCAATCACGGATCAACCAAAAGAATGTCATGAGAGGAACTCATGTCTTGCACTTCAGATGCAGGCTGATCCTGGTGATATCAAAGCTGACAAATCTAATTGTCCTTCATATGGTAAGTTGCCTCTTTCATCCTGCTCTCTGCTGGCAAATGCATTAAAAGATGGAGTGTTTCTTTCTTCTGAAGGACCTCATGTTGAGGTTGTCCGCAGAACATCTGCAAGTTTGCAAAATTATGGAACTAGTGATGCATCCACCTCACAGGGGACAAAAGAACTATTCCAGCTTCCTGATGTTGAGAATCAAAAAACTGCCATTTACATGGGAAGCTGTGGATGCTCTAGTCGTGAAAATGTTGACAGCTGTGTGAAATGTACTAAAACTTCAAATTCTGATCTTTGTACTTCTGTATTTGCTCCATATTCTCAGTTCGCATCTGAAACTGAAGGTAAATTTACTGGTTTTGGGAAATTGCTGCAAAAAAATGCAGTAGGTTTAAGTCAATCTCCTGTTGGTCCTAATAGTCCAACATCTGCAGTAACTGGTGTATCTGGTGACTCTGTGGAACTTATAGGCATGACCTTCATCAAGAAACCTCCTAAGGTGGAGTTCACAGATGAACCTGGACGCAATGCTCAGTTAGCATGTGGTGCCCCTAGTTACCATGTGGGGAACAGGAAAAATAAAACAAGGACATGTGCCCAGGATAGAGGTTTAGATGAATGCTCCCCTTTCTTTGAGGGGAAATGCCTAGTAGGAGAAAAGATTTGCAGTACTAGTTCTGGAACAAGGAACTACATTCATTGTCAAGACAATATGTTGGGTGTACCCATTCACTATCAAAATGATGGGTCTTATTTATACATGCTGACTCCTGTTTATTCACCACCACGAAGTGAATGTGTTCAACAATGGCTGTCACTTGATTGTATAGAATCTTCTAAAATGAATGTAGTTTCTGGCCCACCAGTGTACCCGTCAATAAAGGTTTGCTCTGATGATGTAGCAGAATCACAGGGTTCTCAATCCACCTTTGGTGCTCAACCTTTGATGGATTCTGTCTCTGCTTCAGAACCAAATCCAAATTATCTTCAAGCTAAAGAAAATTATCAGGAAAGCAATAGTGTACAAATGAATTCTGTTTCTCCCCATGCAAGAataaaacaacaaaatgaaaatatTATCTTGAAATGTGAACCATCAATGCGTGGCTCTCAAGATCTCTCCCAGATATCCGGTCCTGATGGAAAATCAAGGCTAACTCCTTTAAGTCAAACTGGTTTTCGGGACCCTGCTAGTATCGGTTGTGGACAGCAGTTAACAATATTGAGCATAGAGGTCCAAGCAGAATCCAGGGGTGATCTGAGACCTGATCCTCGAGTTGATGCCGTAAGAATTGTTGTTCTCGTTTTCCAGGAAGATGATGATCTAAGATCTGATACTCACGTACTTGTGCATTGCAATGGTGAATCTGTTCAAAAAGACCTTGATGGATTATCTGAGTGTAAAGTTTTCACTTTCTCTGAAGAGAGGCAAGTATTTGTTCATTTCATAAAGATGATTAATTCTTTTGACCCAGACATACTTATGGGATGGGATATTCAAGGCGGTTCCCTTGGGTTTCTTGCTGAACGGGCTGCATACCTTGGCATTGGTTTGCTTAACAATATATCTCGCACTCCATCAGAGGGAAATATAGTTTCTAGAGACTCTGAAGGAGGAAAACTAAGTGATGTTTTTTCTGAAGCTGTTGCAACTGACCCAATGTTTCATGAAGATTCTGCAATAATTGATGATGAATGGGGCCGAACTCACGCCAGTGGTGTCCATGTTGGGGGTAGAATTGTCCTTAACATTTGGCGACTGATGCGTGGCGAAGTGAAGCTGAACTTGTACACACTTGAAGCCGTAGCTGAAGCAGTGCTGAGACGAAAAGTTCCATATATTCCTACCAAGGTATTGACAAATTGGTTTTTAAGTGGTCCTGGACGTGCAAGATACAGATGTATAGAGTATGTTTTAGAGAGGGCAAAGCTGAACCTTCATATCATGAATCAACTTGACGTGGTAAATAGAACATCAGAGCTTGCACGGATTTTTGGCATCGACTTCTTTTCAGTTCTTTCAAGGGGTTCACAGTACCGTGTTGAATCAATGTTTCTGAGGCTGGCTCATGCACAAAATTATGTTGCTGTTGCTCCTGGAAACCAACAAGTTGCTTCTCAACCTGCCATGGAATGTATACCCCTTGTCTTGGAACCAAAATCTGGATTTTATGCAGACCCTGTTGTCGTTTTGGATTTTCAATCACTTTATCCATCTATGATAATTGCATATAACCTCTGCTTCTGTACTTGCCTTGGTAAAGTTACTTCTGCAAAAACTAATATCCTCGGTGTTAGTTCATATTCACCTGATAAAAATGTGATGCATAATTTAAAGGATGAAATACTGCTCACTCCAAATGGTGTTATGTATGTGCCTCCCAAGGTCCGGAAGGGGGTATTACCTCGCTTATTGGAAGAAATTTTAGATACTAGGATTATGGTTAAAACAGCAATGAAGAAATTGGCTCCTGGACAGCAAGTTCTTCATCGGATATTCAATGCAAGGCAACTTGCTTTGAAGCTAATAGCCAATGTGACCTATGGGTATACAGCTGCTGGATTTAGTGGACGCATGCCCTGTGCTGAGCTCGCTGACAGTATTGTCCAGTGTGCCCGTAGAACATTGGAAAGTGCAATTTCATTTGTTAACACAAATGATAGGTGGAATGCTAAAGTCATATATGGTGATACAGACAG GTGA
- the LOC107831863 gene encoding DNA polymerase zeta catalytic subunit isoform X2 — MGDSQTDSNFFSVRIVSIDYYMAAPIPGFDICYSSFQGGRVNEVPVIRVYGATPAGQKTCLHLHGALPYFYVPWSDLFLQSDQKGSECTNALALALEKVLKLKGNAGSKRQHVHGCSLVRARKFYGYHSSEELFVKIYLYHPQDVSRAANLLLGGAVMDKSLQPHESHIPFLLQFLVDYSLYGMGHLHVSKMKFRNPIPDTFAPRKAKCFDRRRHSDMSTSMTAEFQVDLGGEACFNTPIWVSSTITDDWIWTGSSQADLSTNPDIPNIKRQSISDLEGDAIVDAILNQQFISCMSLSQTSSQEKMVQSIIPIWEEEFARNGVHEVGLPPDPGKPLRDDVLRTLSHGLGYEEILMELSNDVNTSSSDIPQSINSSMNDGSVAKHVHCGSLNSIREPSRCSEEGLFQDHVVVESREETDACPKQMLADKLKAAVSVVPSQDLKASDQDALRLLNWLASSQASEDINSDDDLAREIILSPLMPAATINTVLEKANVAYENESQQECEDILDSVHGCHFEELDRKTSESISSDHSCRSSPGVMIPQLDGSNDDPSPHRKLGASSQADLLNNASLAISNKHKKKKPGWCSLPISLGQNVNDCSHPNPANTSSNHICGERDDRGTSSHMSFNKYPNFLTGSLNASANCEMEASMIVECSTRDLMRVKRSYHAEFPEYENQVKKVQFGAKGKEDSFLYAESRHDEKEKMPLDSLISRSAITDQPKECHERNSCLALQMQADPGDIKADKSNCPSYGKLPLSSCSLLANALKDGVFLSSEGPHVEVVRRTSASLQNYGTSDASTSQGTKELFQLPDVENQKTAIYMGSCGCSSRENVDSCVKCTKTSNSDLCTSVFAPYSQFASETEGKFTGFGKLLQKNAVGLSQSPVGPNSPTSAVTGVSGDSVELIGMTFIKKPPKVEFTDEPGRNAQLACGAPSYHVGNRKNKTRTCAQDRGLDECSPFFEGKCLVGEKICSTSSGTRNYIHCQDNMLGVPIHYQNDGSYLYMLTPVYSPPRSECVQQWLSLDCIESSKMNVVSGPPVYPSIKVCSDDVAESQGSQSTFGAQPLMDSVSASEPNPNYLQAKENYQESNSVQMNSVSPHARIKQQNENIILKCEPSMRGSQDLSQISGPDGKSRLTPLSQTGFRDPASIGCGQQLTILSIEVQAESRGDLRPDPRVDAVRIVVLVFQEDDDLRSDTHVLVHCNGESVQKDLDGLSECKVFTFSEERQVFVHFIKMINSFDPDILMGWDIQGGSLGFLAERAAYLGIGLLNNISRTPSEGNIVSRDSEGGKLSDVFSEAVATDPMFHEDSAIIDDEWGRTHASGVHVGGRIVLNIWRLMRGEVKLNLYTLEAVAEAVLRRKVPYIPTKVLTNWFLSGPGRARYRCIEYVLERAKLNLHIMNQLDVVNRTSELARIFGIDFFSVLSRGSQYRVESMFLRLAHAQNYVAVAPGNQQVASQPAMECIPLVLEPKSGFYADPVVVLDFQSLYPSMIIAYNLCFCTCLGKVTSAKTNILGVSSYSPDKNVMHNLKDEILLTPNGVMYVPPKVRKGVLPRLLEEILDTRIMVKTAMKKLAPGQQVLHRIFNARQLALKLIANVTYGYTAAGFSGRMPCAELADSIVQCARRTLESAISFVNTNDRWNAKVIYGDTDSMFVLLEGRSVEEAFRIGHEIASEVTAMNPNPVTLKMEKVYDSCFLLTKKQYVGYSYENLGQSKPVFDAKGIETVRRDTCGAVSKIMERSIRVFFEYKDIEKVKHYLVRQWKKIISGRVSLQDFVFAKEVRLGTYSAQASSLPPAAIVATKAMRVDPRAEPRYAERVPYVVVHGEPGARLADVVVDPLDLLSIDSPYRLNDIYYIKKQIIPALQRVFGLVRADLNQWFSDMPRPEREAAGKRHPFAANAHRTRIDYYYMSKHCILCGELIQASSYVCQNCSRNEAVVAAALTGRTSILERNIQHLATICRHCGGGDWLVESGVKCISLACSVFFERRKIQKELRSLSAVTTDAGFYPSCVVEWF, encoded by the exons atgggGGATTCTCAGACCGATTCGAACTTCTTCAGTGTTCGAATTGTTTCAATAGACTATTACATGGCCGCTCCAATTCCTGGCTTCGACATTTGTTACAGCAGTTTCCAAG GTGGGAGAGTAAATGAGGTTCCTGTGATCAGAGTGTATGGTGCCACTCCTGCTGGCCAGAAGACCTGTTTGCACCTTCATGGG GCTCTGCCTTATTTTTATGTTCCATGGTCAGATCTCTTCCTCCAATCAGATCAAAAAG GGAGTGAATGCACGAATGCTCTAGCTCTTGCTCTTGAGAAGGTGCTCAAG CTTAAAGGCAATGCTGGCTCAAAACGTCAACATGTCCACGGTTGCAGCCTTGTACGAGCAAGGAAGTTTTATGGTTATCATTCTTCTGAGGAACTGTTTGTGAAGATCTATCT CTATCATCCACAGGATGTCTCGCGCGCTGCCAATCTACTTCTG GGAGGTGCAGTAATGGATAAGTCATTACAGCCCCACGAATCTCATATACCTTTCCTTCTTCAATTCCTG GTTGACTATAGCTTGTATGGGATGGGTCATCTACATGTATCAAAGATGAAGTTCCGCAATCCAATACCAGATACTTTCGCTCCAAGAAAGGCTAAATGCTTTGATAGAAGAAGGCATTCTGATATGTCCACTTCCATGACTGCAGAGTTTCAG GTTGATTTAGGTGGTGAGGCTTGTTTCAACACACCAATTTGGGTATCTTCTACAATTACGGACGATTGGATATGGACAGGCTCTAGTCAGGCTGACCTTTCAACAAATCCGGATATCCCTAACATTAAGCGACAAAGTATCTCTGACCTTGAAGGAGATGCTATTGTTGATG CAATTCTGAATCAGCAGTTTATATCCTGTATGTCCCTTTCACAGACCAGCTCCCAAGAGAAAATGGTTCAGTCAATAATACCAATTTGGGAG GAGGagtttgcaaggaatggggtgcACGAAGTGGGTTTGCCTCCTGATCCTGGTAAACCCCTTCGAGATGATGTCTTGAGAACACTTTCTCATGGGCTTGGATATGAAGAGATTCTAATGGAATTAAGCAATGATGTGAACACTTCTTCTTCTGATATTCCACAGTCAATCAACTCATCAATGAATGATGGGAGCGTTGCCAAACATGTACATTGTGGCTCTTTAAATAGTATACGGGAACCATCCCGATGCTCAGAAGAAGGATTATTTCAAGATCATGTTGTTGTTGAATCAAGGGAGGAAACTGATGCATGTCCCAAGCAGATGTTAGCTGATAAATTGAAAGCAGCTGTTTCCGTGGTACCATCACAGGATTTGAAG GCTTCAGATCAGGATGCCTTGAGACTTCTAAATTGGCTTGCATCTTCTCAAGCTTCAGAGGACATAAACTCCGATGATGACCTTGCTCGGGAAATCATTTTGAGTCCTTTAATGCCAGCAGCGACTATTAATACGGTGTTGGAGAAGGCAAATGTGGCCTATGAGAATGAATCTCAGCAAGAGTGTGAGGACATTCTTGATTCTGTTCACGGTTGTCATTTTGAAGAATTAGACAGAAAAACTTCTGAGTCCATCAGCAGTGATCATTCGTGCAGAAGTTCGCCGGGTGTGATGATTCCTCAGCTGGATGGCTCCAATGATGATCCAAGCCCACATAGAAAACTCGGAGCATCTTCCCAAGCAGATTTATTGAATAATGCTAGTTTAGCCATTAGCaataaacacaaaaagaaaaaaccaGGATGGTGCTCTTTACCCATTTCTTTGGGTCAAAATGTGAATGATTGTTCACATCCAAATCCAGCTAACACATCTAGCAATCACATTTGTGGCGAAAGAGATGACAGAGGAACTTCTTCTCACATGAGTTTTAACAAATACCCTAATTTTCTAACGGGCAGTTTGAATGCATCTGCTAATTGTGAAATGGAAGCTAGTATGATAGTTGAATGCTCTACGCGTGATTTGATGAGGGTAAAAAGATCCTATCATGCTGAGTTTCCTGAATATGAAAATCAGGTAAAAAAAGTACAATTTGGtgcaaaaggaaaagaagattcTTTTCTTTATGCAGAATCCAGACATGATGAGAAAGAGAAAATGCCTCTTGATTCCTTGATATCTCGATCAGCAATCACGGATCAACCAAAAGAATGTCATGAGAGGAACTCATGTCTTGCACTTCAGATGCAGGCTGATCCTGGTGATATCAAAGCTGACAAATCTAATTGTCCTTCATATGGTAAGTTGCCTCTTTCATCCTGCTCTCTGCTGGCAAATGCATTAAAAGATGGAGTGTTTCTTTCTTCTGAAGGACCTCATGTTGAGGTTGTCCGCAGAACATCTGCAAGTTTGCAAAATTATGGAACTAGTGATGCATCCACCTCACAGGGGACAAAAGAACTATTCCAGCTTCCTGATGTTGAGAATCAAAAAACTGCCATTTACATGGGAAGCTGTGGATGCTCTAGTCGTGAAAATGTTGACAGCTGTGTGAAATGTACTAAAACTTCAAATTCTGATCTTTGTACTTCTGTATTTGCTCCATATTCTCAGTTCGCATCTGAAACTGAAGGTAAATTTACTGGTTTTGGGAAATTGCTGCAAAAAAATGCAGTAGGTTTAAGTCAATCTCCTGTTGGTCCTAATAGTCCAACATCTGCAGTAACTGGTGTATCTGGTGACTCTGTGGAACTTATAGGCATGACCTTCATCAAGAAACCTCCTAAGGTGGAGTTCACAGATGAACCTGGACGCAATGCTCAGTTAGCATGTGGTGCCCCTAGTTACCATGTGGGGAACAGGAAAAATAAAACAAGGACATGTGCCCAGGATAGAGGTTTAGATGAATGCTCCCCTTTCTTTGAGGGGAAATGCCTAGTAGGAGAAAAGATTTGCAGTACTAGTTCTGGAACAAGGAACTACATTCATTGTCAAGACAATATGTTGGGTGTACCCATTCACTATCAAAATGATGGGTCTTATTTATACATGCTGACTCCTGTTTATTCACCACCACGAAGTGAATGTGTTCAACAATGGCTGTCACTTGATTGTATAGAATCTTCTAAAATGAATGTAGTTTCTGGCCCACCAGTGTACCCGTCAATAAAGGTTTGCTCTGATGATGTAGCAGAATCACAGGGTTCTCAATCCACCTTTGGTGCTCAACCTTTGATGGATTCTGTCTCTGCTTCAGAACCAAATCCAAATTATCTTCAAGCTAAAGAAAATTATCAGGAAAGCAATAGTGTACAAATGAATTCTGTTTCTCCCCATGCAAGAataaaacaacaaaatgaaaatatTATCTTGAAATGTGAACCATCAATGCGTGGCTCTCAAGATCTCTCCCAGATATCCGGTCCTGATGGAAAATCAAGGCTAACTCCTTTAAGTCAAACTGGTTTTCGGGACCCTGCTAGTATCGGTTGTGGACAGCAGTTAACAATATTGAGCATAGAGGTCCAAGCAGAATCCAGGGGTGATCTGAGACCTGATCCTCGAGTTGATGCCGTAAGAATTGTTGTTCTCGTTTTCCAGGAAGATGATGATCTAAGATCTGATACTCACGTACTTGTGCATTGCAATGGTGAATCTGTTCAAAAAGACCTTGATGGATTATCTGAGTGTAAAGTTTTCACTTTCTCTGAAGAGAGGCAAGTATTTGTTCATTTCATAAAGATGATTAATTCTTTTGACCCAGACATACTTATGGGATGGGATATTCAAGGCGGTTCCCTTGGGTTTCTTGCTGAACGGGCTGCATACCTTGGCATTGGTTTGCTTAACAATATATCTCGCACTCCATCAGAGGGAAATATAGTTTCTAGAGACTCTGAAGGAGGAAAACTAAGTGATGTTTTTTCTGAAGCTGTTGCAACTGACCCAATGTTTCATGAAGATTCTGCAATAATTGATGATGAATGGGGCCGAACTCACGCCAGTGGTGTCCATGTTGGGGGTAGAATTGTCCTTAACATTTGGCGACTGATGCGTGGCGAAGTGAAGCTGAACTTGTACACACTTGAAGCCGTAGCTGAAGCAGTGCTGAGACGAAAAGTTCCATATATTCCTACCAAGGTATTGACAAATTGGTTTTTAAGTGGTCCTGGACGTGCAAGATACAGATGTATAGAGTATGTTTTAGAGAGGGCAAAGCTGAACCTTCATATCATGAATCAACTTGACGTGGTAAATAGAACATCAGAGCTTGCACGGATTTTTGGCATCGACTTCTTTTCAGTTCTTTCAAGGGGTTCACAGTACCGTGTTGAATCAATGTTTCTGAGGCTGGCTCATGCACAAAATTATGTTGCTGTTGCTCCTGGAAACCAACAAGTTGCTTCTCAACCTGCCATGGAATGTATACCCCTTGTCTTGGAACCAAAATCTGGATTTTATGCAGACCCTGTTGTCGTTTTGGATTTTCAATCACTTTATCCATCTATGATAATTGCATATAACCTCTGCTTCTGTACTTGCCTTGGTAAAGTTACTTCTGCAAAAACTAATATCCTCGGTGTTAGTTCATATTCACCTGATAAAAATGTGATGCATAATTTAAAGGATGAAATACTGCTCACTCCAAATGGTGTTATGTATGTGCCTCCCAAGGTCCGGAAGGGGGTATTACCTCGCTTATTGGAAGAAATTTTAGATACTAGGATTATGGTTAAAACAGCAATGAAGAAATTGGCTCCTGGACAGCAAGTTCTTCATCGGATATTCAATGCAAGGCAACTTGCTTTGAAGCTAATAGCCAATGTGACCTATGGGTATACAGCTGCTGGATTTAGTGGACGCATGCCCTGTGCTGAGCTCGCTGACAGTATTGTCCAGTGTGCCCGTAGAACATTGGAAAGTGCAATTTCATTTGTTAACACAAATGATAGGTGGAATGCTAAAGTCATATATGGTGATACAGACAG CATGTTTGTACTCCTTGAAGGACGTTCCGTTGAAGAAGCTTTTCGAATTGGTCATGAAATTGCATCAGAAGTAACTGCAATGAATCCAAATCCAGTCACGTTAAAGATGGAAAAGGTTTACGATTCGTGCTTCCTCCTTACTAAGAAACAATATGTTGGTTATAGTTACGAGAACCTTGGCCAAAGCAAACCAGTGTTTGATGCTAAAGGTATTGAGACAGTACGAAGAGATACATGTGGGGCTGTGTCCAAGATAATGGAGCGCTCTATAAGAGTCTTTTTTGAATATAAGGATATTGAGAAG GTGAAACATTACTTGGTGCGTCAGTGGAAAAAGATTATATCAGGCAGAGTATCTCTTCAGGATTTTGTCTTTGCAAAAGAGGTACGCTTAGGCACCTATTCCGCACAGGCTTCTTCACTTCCACCAGCAGCAATTGTTGCCACTAAGGCAATGAGAGTCGACCCTAGGGCAGAACCTCGGTATGCAGAGCGAGTACCTTATGTTGTGGTTCATGGTGAACCTGGTGCCAGGCTGGCTGATGTCGTGGTAGATCCCTTGGATCTTCTTTCGATTGATTCACCTTACAGGTTAAATGACATATATTACATCAAGAAACAGATAATCCCAGCATTGCAACGAGTATTTGGGCTCGTTCGAGCTGACTTGAATCAGTGGTTTTCAGATATGCCTCGTCCAGAGCGGGAGGCTGCTGGTAAACGTCACCCATTTGCAGCAAATGCGCACAGAACTAGAATTGATTATTACTATATGTCAAAACATTGTATCCTATGCGGTGAGTTGATCCAGGCATCTAGTTACGTCTGTCAAAACTGTTCCAGAAACGAAGCTGTAGTTGCTGCTGCATTAACAGGAAGAACTTCAATATTGGAAAGAAACATCCAACACCTTGCTACT ATATGTCGGCACTGTGGAGGAGGAGATTGGCTAGTAGAAAGTGGGGTGAAATGCATCTCTCTTGCGTGCTCTGTTTTCTTTGAAAGGAGGAAAATCCAGAAAGAACTGCGATCTCTTTCTGCTGTTACTACAGATGCAGGTTTTTATCCCAGTTGTGTCGTGGAATGGTTCTAA